One window of the Fusobacterium animalis 7_1 genome contains the following:
- a CDS encoding ADP-ribosylglycohydrolase family protein has protein sequence MIGAIIGDVVGSFYEGKIKKAKSKNFELFTPYSRCTDDTIMSLAVGQALVNTYQEKEISIIQKELIKEMQRLGKIYPYSRYGKQFSHWLREENPKPYNSFENGSGIRISSVARLYDNLEDVNKHTKITASVSHNHLEGIKGACAIVSAIYLASQNKSKDEIKEYIEENLNIF, from the coding sequence ATGATAGGAGCGATAATTGGAGATGTTGTTGGAAGTTTTTATGAAGGGAAAATAAAAAAAGCTAAAAGTAAAAATTTTGAATTATTTACACCTTATAGTAGATGTACAGATGATACCATAATGAGCCTTGCAGTTGGACAAGCCTTGGTTAATACTTATCAAGAAAAAGAAATTTCAATTATTCAAAAAGAATTAATAAAGGAAATGCAGAGACTTGGAAAAATTTACCCCTATTCTCGTTATGGGAAACAATTTAGTCATTGGTTAAGAGAAGAAAACCCTAAGCCATATAATAGTTTTGAAAATGGTTCAGGAATAAGAATTTCATCTGTTGCTAGGTTATATGATAATCTTGAAGATGTTAACAAACATACTAAAATTACAGCTTCAGTATCTCATAATCACCTTGAAGGAATAAAAGGGGCTTGTGCTATTGTATCAGCAATTTATTTAGCAAGCCAAAATAAATCTAAAGATGAAATTAAAGAATATATTGAAGAAAATTTAAATATATTTTAA